One genomic segment of Sminthopsis crassicaudata isolate SCR6 chromosome 2, ASM4859323v1, whole genome shotgun sequence includes these proteins:
- the MED7 gene encoding mediator of RNA polymerase II transcription subunit 7 translates to MGEPQQVSALPPPPMQYIKEYTDENIRKGLAPKPPPPIKDSYMMFGNQFQCDDLIIRPLESQGIERLHPMQFDHKKELRKLNMSILINFLDLLDILIRSPGSIKREEKLEDLKLLFVHVHHLINEYRPHQARETLRVMMEVQKRQRLETAERFQKHLERVIEMIQNCLASLPDDLPHPEGGLRLKTEPVDMDDSKNCIGQNEQQENSSHRRDQIIEKDAALCILIDEMNERP, encoded by the coding sequence ATGGGCGAACCTCAGCAAGTGAGTGCACTCCCTCCACCACCAATGCAGTACATCAAGGAATATACAGACGAAAATATCCGGAAGGGTCTTGCTCCTAAGCCTCCACCTCCAATAAAGGACAGTTATATGATGTTTGGGAACCAGTTCCAATGTGATGACCTTATCATCCGTCCTTTGGAAAGTCAGGGCATTGAACGACTTCACCCTATGCAGTTTGATCATaagaaagaactaagaaaactAAATATGTCTATCCTTATTAACTTTTTAGACCTTCTAGATATCTTGATTAGGAGTCCTGGAAGCATAAAACGAGAGGAAAAGCTAGAAGATCTGAAGCTGCTTTTTGTTCATGTGCATCATCTTATAAATGAATACCGACCCCACCAAGCAAGGGAAACACTCAGGGTCATGATGGAAGTACAAAAAAGGCAGCGCCTTGAAACAGCTGAAAGGTTTCAGAAGCACTTGGAAAGAGTTATTGAAATGATCCAGAATTGCCTGGCTTCTTTACCTGATGATTTGCCCCACCCAGAAGGAGGATTGAGGTTAAAAACTGAGCCAGTAGATATGGATGACAGCAAAAATTGTATTGGACAGAATGAACAGCAAGAAAATTCTAGTCACAGAAGAGACCAGATAATAGAGAAAGATGCTGCTTTGTGTATCTTAATTGATGAAATGAATGAAAGGCcatga